Proteins found in one Oncorhynchus tshawytscha isolate Ot180627B linkage group LG25, Otsh_v2.0, whole genome shotgun sequence genomic segment:
- the LOC112224549 gene encoding interferon gamma receptor 1-like has product MVGIGLAHISLIFVLCQRHVDSYVPPPVNMSLICHNFHNVIYWNYSEPSLQPQFNVEMTRKYSGAALVCSNTSLYHCDVSSFTKVIEEGYRFILTAVGQNTNSSEISFTYDDTVYSDVVVQCSLDFPAVNISAVSDQIIKVQFIHPFHIYKYAIIKNERPDHKEFHYTVVAEDPLKEHRFTCSYKEHHVCEAEIPVEGKMDRHCIKMKGKMNNVNVSAHQNICIEGKHGDSGPSYTALYIVIPIVAIVVIAFIVWLIYSKLTSGSFPQPKILASVLSHMSSDESLMHPERDILSELQTGGSSLLQTPMESLPDETLTVISTPQEEVLRLPIGLKDQEWSGGEVMLPNEGSGSSLQVTRELGLEVKSDLSELSDYDCPHRPVIIPVIEEMSPGDNVTGYKI; this is encoded by the exons ATGGTCGGGATAGGATTAGCCCACATTTCCCTGATATTCGTTTTATGTCAACGTCATGTCGACTCTTACG TTCCTCCTCCTGTCAACATGAGCCTCATCTGCCACAATTTTCACAATGTGATCTATTGGAACTACAgtgaaccatctctgcagccacAGTTCAATGTGGAAATGACAAGAAAATATTCTGG TGCTGCCTTGGTTTGTTCAAACACTTCCCTCTACCACTGCGATGTCTCCTCATTTACCAAAGTAATAGAAGAGGGCTACCGTTTCATATTGACTGCTGTTGGACAGAATACCAATTCCTCTGAAATTTCATTCACCTACGAtgatacagtgtattcagacgtGGTGGTACAGT GCTCATTGGATTTCCCAGCTGTCAACATCTCTGCTGTATCTGATCAAATTATCAAAGTTCAATTCATTCACCCATTTCACATCTACAAATATGCCATCATCAAAAATGAAAGACCGGATCATAAGGAATTTCATTACACGGTTGTCGCAGAAGATCCGTTG AAAGAGCATCGTTTTACCTGCTCCTACAAGGAACACCATGTGTGTGAGGCTGAAATACCAGTCGAAGGAAAGATGGATAGGCACTGCATCAAGATGAAAGGAAAAATGAACAATGTTAATGTCTCAGCTCACCAGAACATATGCATTGAGGGGAAGCATGGGGATTCCG GTCCTAGCTACACTGCCCTCTACATTGTGATCCCTATCGTTGCCATAGTGGTGATTGCGTTCATCGTGTGGCTGATATACAGTAAACTGACAAGCGGCTCATTCCCTCAACCAAAGATTTTG GCTTCCGTGCTGTCACATATGAGTTCAGATGAGTCCCTTATGCACCCTGAAAGAGACATTCTGAGTGAGTTACAAACAGGTggctcctccctgctgcagaccCCCATGGAATCTTTGCCAGATGAGACCCTCACAGTCATCAGTACCCCCCAGGAAGAGGTCCTCCGCCTCCCCATTGGACTGAAGGACCAGGAGTGGAGCGGTGGTGAGGTCATGTTGCCTAACGAGGGGTCAGGCTCTTCACTGCAGGTAACGAGAGAGTTGGGACTGGAGGTGAAGAGTGACTTATCTGAGCTGTCGGACTATGACTGCCCCCATAGACCTGTGATTATTCCTGTGATAGAGGAGATGAGTCCTGGGGACAATGTTACAGGATACAAGATCTGA